From the Primulina tabacum isolate GXHZ01 chromosome 3, ASM2559414v2, whole genome shotgun sequence genome, one window contains:
- the LOC142539190 gene encoding uncharacterized protein LOC142539190, producing the protein MMGSNKAELYQISVGQKRKKLDARAFKALFKRQRINGDLPDIHGKLEGPDNMSYICNGNDRVISSKPIGEGEDVSDECSKRLKENSRQLSIDKESGGDLQKSIGNSRRNDSEILGNNVTVNSDYIDDVVAESLKPFGADSLIDTKTDSSTRKSFDDSERLPTGCSITENTSTSGSADCMVGPQRVDPAIGADSLIDTKTDSSTRKCFDDSERLPTGCSITENTSTLGSADCMVGPQRVDPAIGELTELQGTQGTASKEGHSTITATNLAESLQMDGVSTDDDPNSMSGRRSFGAEVGAVRLEERFSLLSEQNSSHNFLRVELGRLCQILKLSEDVTHRVGEFLEYVIQNHDLSSDAPAIMHAFQLSVCWIATRIAKQKVDKKEYFNLAKKHLNYQCTEEQVYSLYSKMLPLKSMYLQSSENAADSGKDCILTDEDSSKEPSHMINSTPLFSLSKEKKAKVEIEEIFKINLEQKSGMNVKASESEIHDKIQKIQKKCEKRMKKLVRKQEEEVQGLLRTWEEEKVKLEKDHELESAVTCFIYGQGLVQTSKLKILDDKFAKKMEEHNLLKDMQLNSLKEKQLAARSEACEKAADWLAEAVPRTSKLGTVSGPQPFGFQSENGPECTGSGTHVGLENVVTMFQEHAEDPNPNINLCPQGNDVAPSDAAIRILAETTDSGLAETMSYMETFSSPNEVVLMSLERPSETLVGQLNQLFQSCNTTEEIGGANLPVCGEQITDEIRPVEMYQEGPTESTRPVSNDIVLHGDPVESNKTSNIEDSIGLPNTEVNHRSEPCHSSNGSLPFPGQPLVHSEEMLAFPDRCGLLKQHVSQNEIHQVASAKLEDRDTPAAEIQNTSQIEVATTELSDAVTLVQLNHAVPVTGNGEQLNHLSADAPLVCIQYQPHEMEHQNRDQGTNLTPTISHEFISHNNHLDLGQASRISHEQIVEFVRSPDNTVMSEVASTTELPNQSSPQLGTDADHFHGPINNDTEITMSTCVRELQNEIHQVASTELEKLDTPAVEIKNTSQTEVANGAVTLVQSNHAVSVTENYEQPHHLSVDASLTCNQSSSDGIDHQNGGQVTNFSQTIEAGETEEFSREFVSQSSENLHHNHLYMGQESRISRELNVEVFVHSPDNTVMAQEVSTTELPNQSVPQLGIDARRLRGPSHLLVHPTHTVTSWSSTPSLVAEPLQNELEKLSKEAERLEKIYEDAVSQLKSACEKEIREIINQIRTKYDEKLQDVKANFRLKKNELEKSKNLVLMNSKLAEALRSKFQFRPLQLQQVFTSSFEQHLHQPSLPPLMRISPLASASRPPSSQQTLAPSAEAQNQLHMLPPVRSSPVAIQSATASPPIQAIQRAGSVLSGTLSRPLVIASHTPAAYPGIAEIRSRAPHLQPFRLAAAPSMAPSSFSAIPQRHHQPIFPPQLVATTRPAPRSPRLPQTMPNHVSQNAPEPRSRQQFHLNQSQSPIDLLRDMNRHVLMNHNLPPLADVDPKVRSLEPSNLVTLGNIQGNSGVLCCRQRHHLPLRRGNPASSAVADIICLSDEE; encoded by the exons atgatggGATCAAATAAAGCTGAACTTTACCAGATATCTGTTGGACAGAAAAGAAAGAAACTGGATGCCCGTGCTTTCAAGGCTCTTTTCAAACGACAGCGGATAAACGGAGATTTACCTG ATATCCACGGGAAGCTGGAAGGACCGGATAACATGTCTTACATATGCAATGGTAATGACAGAGTAATCAGCTCTAAGCCAATCGGAGAAGGAGAGGATGTTAGTGATGAGTGCTCTAAAAGGTTAAAGGAAAATTCGAGACAGTTGAGCATTGATAAAGAATCTGGTGGCGATCTTCAGAAGTCCATTGGTAACTCAAGAAGAAATGATTCAGAGATATTAGGGAATAATGTGACTGTAAATTCTGATTACATTGATGATGTAGTCGCTGAGTCTCTGAAGCCTTTCGGTGCAGATAGTTTAATTGATACTAAGACTGATTCAAGTACCAGAAAAAGCTTTGATGATTCTGAAAGGTTGCCTACAGGTTGTTCAATCACTGAGAATACGAGTACTTCAGGAAGTGCGGATTGCATGGTAGGACCGCAGCGTGTGGATCCAGCAATTGGTGCTGATAGTTTAATTGATACTAAGACTGATTCAAGTACCAGAAAATGCTTTGATGATTCTGAAAGGTTGCCTACAGGTTGTTCAATAACTGAGAATACGAGTACTTTAGGAAGTGCAGATTGCATGGTAGGACCGCAGCGTGTGGATCCAGCAATTGGAGAGTTAACTGAGCTTCAAGGGACTCAAGGTACTGCTTCAAAGGAAG GGCATTCCACAATCACAGCTACTAATCTCGCTGAGTCCTTGCAAATGGACGGTGTCTCTACCGACGACGATCCAAATTCCATGTCTGGACGGAGATCTTTTGGTGCTGAAGTTGGCGCCGTCAGATTGGAGGAAAGATTTTCGTTGCTCTCTGAGCAGAACAGCAGCCATAATTTTCTGCGAGTAGAATTGGGGAGGCTTTGCCAAATTCTTAAACTTTCg GAGGATGTCACACATAGAGTGGGAGAATTTCTGGAGTATGTCATTCAAAATCACGATCTCAGTAGTGACGCACCAGCAATCATGCATGCTTTCCAGTTATCTGTG TGCTGGATTGCCACCCGAATCGCCAAGCAAAAAGTTGATAAGAaggaatattttaatttagccAAAAAACATCTAAATTATCAATGCACAGAAGAGCAAGTCTACTCCCTTTATTCAAAGATGCTACCTCTGAAGTCGATGTATTTGCAGAGTTCAGAGAATGCTGCTGACTCTGGGAAAGATTGCATTTTAACTGATGAAGACAGCAGCAAAGAGCCATCTCATATGATCAATAGCACACCATTATTTTCGTTGTCGAAAGAAAAAAAAGCGAAAGTAGAGATTGaagaaattttcaaaatcaatttAGAGCAGAAATCGGGTATGAATGTAAAAGCTTCTGAAAGTGAAATACATGATAAGATacagaaaattcagaaaaaatGTGAGAAACGAATGAAGAAACTTGTTCGAAAACAGGAGGAGGAAGTACAGGGATTGCTGAGAACCTGGGAGGAGGAAAAGGTAAAATTGGAGAAGGATCACGAATTGGAGTCGGCCGTTACGTGTTTTATATATGGTCAAGGCTTGGTACAAACTTCCAAACTCAAAATCTTGGATGATAAGTTTGCGAAGAAAATGGAAGAACACAATCTCCTAAAGGACATGCAGCTTAATTCTCTCAAGGAAAAGCAATTAGCTGCTCGAAGTGAGGCGTGTGAAAAGGCAGCTGACTGGTTGGCTGAAGCAGTACCCCGCACCAGCAAACTCGGCACTGTGAGTGGGCCACAGCCATTTGGTTTTCAATCTGAGAATGGTCCTGAATGCACTGGGTCAGGTACACACGTTGGCCTGGAGAATGTAGTTACCATGTTTCAGGAACATGCAGAGGATCCAAATCCAAATATAAATTTGTGTCCTCAGGGGAACGACGTGGCGCCATCTGATGCAGCTATTAGGATACTAGCTGAGACAACAGACAGTGGTCTGGCAGAGACTATGAGTTATATGGAAACATTTAGTTCTCCTAATGAAGTTGTGTTGATGTCCTTAGAGAGACCGTCAGAGACTCTGGTTGGGCAGCTTAATCAATTATTTCAGTCGTGTAATACTACTGAGGAAATTGGCGGTGCAAATCTCCCTGTCTGTGGAGAACAGATTACTGATGAAATTCGACCTGTGGAGATGTATCAAGAGGGTCCAACAGAGTCGACCAGACCTGTTTCTAATGATATTGTATTGCATGGTGATCCAGTGGAATCGAATAAAACGTCTAATATAGAGGATTCAATTGGTTTGCCTAACACTGAGGTGAATCATAGAAGTGAACCTTGTCACTCTAGCAATGGTAGTTTACCTTTCCCAGGACAACCATTGGTACATTCAGAGGAAATGCTAGCTTTCCCAGATCGTTGTGGCTTGTTGAAACAGCAT GTGTCCCAAAACGAAATTCACCAAGTGGCATCTGCTAAACTGGAAGATCGAGACACACCAGCTGCAGAAATTCAAAATACTTCTCAAATTGAAGTTGCAACCACGGAACTTAGTGATGCTGTGACCCTTGTTCAGTTGAATCATGCAGTTCCAGTAACTGGGAACGGCGAGCAGCTGAATCATTTGTCAGCTGATGCACCTCTTGTATGCATTCAATATCAGCCCCATGAAATGGAGCATCAAAACAGGGATCAAGGAACCAACCTTACTCCTACTATTTCTCATGAATTTATTTCCCATAACAATCACCTGGATCTAGGACAAGCAAGTAGAATTTCTCATGAACAAATTGTTGAGTTTGTTCGTTCCCCGGACAACACAGTTATGTCTGAAGTAGCAAGCACAACTGAACTGCCAAATCAGTCATCTCCACAATTGGGAACAGATGCTGATCATTTTCATGGGCCCATAAATAATGACACAGAAATTACGATGTCAACTTGTGTCCGGGAGTTGCAAAATGAAATTCACCAAGTGGCATCTACTGAACTGGAAAAACTAGACACACCTGCTGTAGAAATTAAAAATACTTCTCAGACCGAAGTTGCGAATGGTGCTGTGACCCTTGTTCAGTCAAACCATGCAGTATCAGTAACTGAGAACTATGAGCAGCCACATCATTTGTCAGTTGATGCATCTCTCACCTGCAATCAGTCTTCGTCCGATGGAATTGATCACCAAAACGGGGGTCAAGTAACAAATTTCTCTCAAACTATTGAGGCTGGGGAAACTGAGGAGTTTTCTCGTGAATTTGTTTCTCAAAGTAGCGAAAATTTGCATCACAATCACCTATATATGGGACAAGAAAGTAGAATTTCTCGTGAACTAAATGTTGAGGTGTTTGTTCATTCCCCAGACAACACAGTTATGGCTCAAGAAGTAAGCACTACTGAACTTCCAAATCAATCTGTTCCACAATTGGGAATAGATGCTCGCCGTCTTCGTGGTCCCAGCCACCTTCTTGTTCATCCCACTCATACAGTCACCTCTTGGAGTTCAACTCCTTCCTTGGTTGCTGAACCACTTCAAAATGAATTAGAAAAATTGTCAAAAGAAGCTGAACGGTTGGAAAAGATATACGAAGATGCG GTATCACAACTTAAATCTGCCTGTGAGAAGGAGATCCGAGAAATTATTAACCAAATACGTACTAAATATGATGAGAAGCTTCAGGATGTCAAGGCAAATTTCAGATTGAAAAAGAATGAACTTGAGAAGAGTAAGAATTTAGTTCTCATGAATTCTAAATTGGCTGAGGCTCTCAGATCTAAGTTCCAGTTTAGACCCCTGCAATTACAGCAAG TTTTTACGTCTAGTTTCGAGCAGCACCTGCATCAGCCGTCGCTACCACCTTTGATGAGAATTTCCCCTTTGGCATCAGCAAGTCGACCTCCTTCCAGTCAGCAGACCTTGGCTCCATCTGCAGAAGCCCAGAACCAGCTACATATGCTTCCTCCTGTGAGATCTTCCCCTGTTGCTATTCAAAGTGCTACAGCTTCACCACCCATACAAGCCATACAACGAGCAGGGTCTGTCTTATCAGGCACTTTATCCAGACCCCTAGTGATAGCTTCCCACACTCCTGCTGCATATCCGGGCATTGCAGAGATCCGTTCGAGGGCTCCACACCTTCAACCTTTTCGGCTTGCTGCAGCACCATCTATGGCTCCCTCCAGTTTTTCGGCAATACCTCAACGGCATCATCAGCCAATATTTCCTCCCCAGCTTGTAGCGACAACTCGACCAGCACCACGCTCACCTCGACTACCTCAGACGATGCCAAATCATGTCTCTCAAAACGCTCCCGAGCCTCGAAGTCGACAACAATTCCATCTTAACCAGTCTCAATCTCCTATCGATCTGCTAAGGGACATGAATCGCCATGTACTCATGAATCACAATTTGCCACCTTTAGCTGATGTTGAT